A stretch of the Polaribacter pacificus genome encodes the following:
- the dinB gene encoding DNA polymerase IV: MKLAPPFRKIIHVDMDAFYASVEELDNPTLVGVPLAVGGNEIRGVISAANYEARKFGVRSAMTGALAKKLCPDLIFVPPRFSRYKEISKQIREIFYEYTDLVEPLSLDEAYLDVTINKKGNPSASLIAQEIRQKIYDNLGLRASAGISINKFIAKVASDINKPNGQKTINPEEVCLFLEKLPVEKFYGVGKVTAAKMHSQGFFTGKDLKQHSLEHLTTLFGKSGSHYYHIVRGVHKSEVKPNRIRKSIAAERTFNENISSEIYMLERLNVIAKELEKRMQHSQTKGKTITLKIKYSDFTQQTRSKTASDFMQTQEEFMPLVKDLLFQEKLSNSVRLLGISFTNLDTEKKEPVWVQLQFEF, from the coding sequence ATGAAACTAGCACCTCCTTTTCGAAAAATTATACACGTAGATATGGATGCTTTCTACGCTTCGGTGGAGGAGTTAGACAATCCAACTCTTGTTGGTGTCCCTTTGGCTGTTGGTGGAAATGAAATTAGAGGGGTGATTTCTGCGGCTAATTACGAGGCTAGAAAATTTGGTGTTCGCTCTGCAATGACTGGAGCCCTGGCTAAAAAATTATGTCCAGATTTAATTTTTGTTCCACCGAGATTTTCTAGATACAAGGAAATTTCGAAACAGATTCGCGAAATATTTTACGAGTATACAGATCTGGTAGAGCCACTGTCTTTGGATGAGGCCTATTTAGATGTAACCATCAACAAAAAGGGAAATCCTTCTGCGAGTTTGATCGCTCAAGAAATTAGACAAAAAATATACGATAACTTAGGCTTAAGGGCCTCTGCAGGTATTTCTATAAACAAATTTATAGCCAAGGTTGCATCAGATATAAACAAACCTAATGGGCAAAAAACCATCAATCCAGAAGAGGTTTGTTTGTTTTTAGAAAAGCTTCCCGTAGAGAAGTTTTATGGAGTCGGAAAGGTAACTGCGGCAAAAATGCACAGTCAAGGGTTTTTTACAGGAAAGGATTTAAAGCAACACAGTTTAGAGCACTTAACAACACTTTTTGGTAAATCTGGCTCACATTATTACCATATTGTAAGAGGTGTGCACAAAAGTGAAGTTAAGCCCAATAGAATTCGAAAGTCAATTGCAGCAGAAAGAACTTTCAATGAAAATATTTCATCAGAAATTTATATGCTAGAGCGCCTTAACGTCATTGCAAAAGAGCTCGAAAAAAGAATGCAGCATTCTCAAACTAAAGGAAAAACCATTACCTTAAAAATAAAATACAGCGATTTTACCCAACAAACCAGAAGTAAAACGGCTTCAGATTTTATGCAAACTCAAGAGGAGTTTATGCCTTTGGTAAAAGATTTACTCTTTCAAGAAAAATTATCCAACTCGGTTCGTTTGTTAGGCATTTCTTTTACTAATTTAGATACCGAAAAGAAAGAACCTGTTTGGGTACAATTACAATTTGAATTCTAA
- a CDS encoding alpha/beta hydrolase family protein, translating to MDVFANQNKQPKPVLIFCHGYKGFKDWGAWNIMAKAFADAGFFFVKFNFSHNGGTVNQPIDFPDLEAFGNNNYTKELDDLKTVIDWVFTNPEIQEELNVEELSLMGHSRGGGIVTIKAEEDTRVSKVISLAGVCDLAKRTATSGNLDQWKKDGVKYVLNGRTKQNMPHFYQFYEDFLENETRLTIKRAVSNLQIPYLILHGTQDSSVLIDEAIQLHSWNPKSQFNRIEKANHVFNTSHPWHEPALSTQLAEVVKLSIAFLKK from the coding sequence TTGGATGTCTTTGCAAACCAAAACAAGCAGCCAAAACCTGTGCTTATTTTTTGCCATGGTTACAAGGGGTTTAAAGATTGGGGAGCGTGGAATATTATGGCAAAAGCTTTTGCTGATGCGGGGTTTTTCTTTGTGAAATTCAATTTTTCTCACAATGGAGGAACCGTAAATCAACCTATTGATTTTCCTGATCTAGAAGCCTTTGGGAACAATAATTACACTAAAGAACTAGATGATTTAAAAACGGTTATTGATTGGGTTTTTACCAATCCAGAGATTCAAGAAGAACTAAACGTAGAAGAGCTATCATTAATGGGCCACAGTCGCGGAGGTGGTATCGTAACCATCAAGGCTGAAGAAGATACTAGAGTAAGCAAGGTAATTTCATTGGCAGGAGTCTGTGATCTAGCAAAAAGAACAGCAACTTCTGGCAATCTTGATCAGTGGAAAAAGGACGGTGTAAAATATGTGTTGAATGGAAGAACCAAGCAAAACATGCCACATTTTTATCAGTTTTATGAAGATTTTTTAGAAAATGAAACCCGTTTGACTATTAAAAGAGCTGTTTCTAATTTACAAATACCGTATCTTATATTGCATGGAACCCAAGACTCTTCTGTTTTGATTGATGAAGCTATCCAACTTCATTCATGGAATCCAAAAAGTCAATTTAATAGGATTGAAAAGGCCAATCATGTTTTTAACACCTCTCATCCTTGGCATGAGCCAGCACTTTCGACTCAATTAGCTGAAGTAGTAAAATTGTCGATTGCTTTTTTAAAAAAATGA
- the gdhA gene encoding NADP-specific glutamate dehydrogenase, with translation MESKINAFMDYVKQRNSNEPEFLQAVHEVAETVIPFIENNPKYQGKKLLERMVEPERTLLFRVPWLDDKGEIQVNRGYRVEFNSAIGPYKGGLRFHPSVNLSILKFLGFEQVFKNSLTTLPMGGGKGGSDFDPKGKSDNEVMKFCQSFMTELSRHIGANTDVPAGDIGVGGREIGYMFGQYKRLRNEFTGVLTGKGASWGGSLIRPEATGYGNVYFAQNMLKTKGDSFEGKTVVVSGSGNVAQYATQKATEFGGKVVTMSDSSGYIYDADGIDAEKLAFVMEIKNVRRGRIGEYVTKYPSAKFVAGERPWSVNCDVALPCATQNELNGDEAKTLIANGCTCVSEGANMPSTPEAVEAFQKAKILFAPGKASNAGGVATSGLEMSQNSLRLSWTREEVDAKLNGIMNSIHQSCVTYGEQDGGYVDYVKGANIAGFVKVADAMLDQGVV, from the coding sequence ATGGAATCTAAAATAAATGCTTTTATGGATTACGTAAAACAACGTAATTCTAATGAACCAGAGTTTTTGCAAGCAGTACATGAGGTTGCAGAAACTGTCATTCCATTTATAGAAAACAACCCAAAATATCAAGGGAAAAAATTGTTAGAAAGAATGGTAGAACCAGAAAGGACATTGTTGTTTAGAGTTCCTTGGTTAGATGACAAGGGAGAAATTCAGGTTAATCGTGGGTACCGTGTTGAGTTTAACTCAGCGATTGGTCCTTATAAAGGAGGTTTGCGTTTTCACCCATCAGTAAACTTATCAATTTTAAAATTTTTAGGCTTCGAACAAGTGTTTAAAAACTCTCTTACAACTTTACCTATGGGTGGAGGAAAAGGAGGTTCTGATTTTGATCCAAAAGGAAAATCAGACAATGAAGTAATGAAGTTTTGTCAATCTTTTATGACAGAATTGTCTCGTCATATTGGAGCGAATACTGATGTTCCTGCTGGTGATATTGGTGTAGGAGGAAGAGAGATAGGATATATGTTTGGTCAATACAAGCGTTTGAGAAATGAATTTACAGGAGTGTTAACCGGAAAAGGTGCATCTTGGGGAGGTTCATTAATTAGACCTGAAGCAACAGGATACGGAAATGTATACTTTGCACAGAACATGCTTAAAACAAAAGGAGATTCTTTTGAAGGGAAAACCGTAGTTGTTTCTGGATCAGGAAACGTTGCACAATACGCAACTCAAAAAGCCACTGAATTTGGAGGAAAAGTAGTGACGATGTCTGACTCTTCTGGATATATTTATGATGCAGACGGAATCGATGCAGAAAAGCTTGCTTTTGTGATGGAAATTAAAAACGTTCGTCGTGGAAGAATTGGTGAGTATGTTACTAAATATCCATCTGCAAAATTTGTAGCTGGAGAAAGACCTTGGTCTGTAAACTGTGACGTTGCTTTGCCATGTGCTACTCAAAATGAATTGAATGGTGATGAAGCAAAAACATTGATTGCAAACGGTTGTACTTGTGTTTCAGAAGGCGCAAACATGCCATCGACTCCAGAAGCAGTTGAAGCTTTTCAAAAAGCTAAAATTTTATTTGCTCCAGGAAAAGCATCAAATGCAGGAGGAGTTGCTACATCTGGTTTAGAAATGAGTCAAAACTCTTTGCGTTTAAGCTGGACTAGAGAAGAAGTTGACGCAAAATTAAATGGAATCATGAACAGTATTCACCAATCTTGTGTAACCTATGGTGAGCAAGATGGAGGTTATGTTGATTATGTAAAAGGAGCAAACATTGCAGGCTTTGTAAAAGTAGCAGATGCTATGTTGGATCAAGGAGTTGTATAA
- the pheS gene encoding phenylalanine--tRNA ligase subunit alpha, whose amino-acid sequence MLDKVKELIGEVEAFKASSKEEIEAFRIKYLGSKGLLKELFAEFKNVDAAMRKDFGQALNNLKNASENKVSALQQALDNSVEENAFYGDLTRPHEPIELGSRHPISIVKNQIIEVFNRIGFTVSEGPEIEDDWHNFTALNLPEYHPARDMQDTFFIEKNPDTLLRTHTSSVQVRYMENNKPPIRTISPGRVFRNEDISARAHCIFHQVEGLYIDTDVSFADLKQTLLYFTKEMFGKSKIRLRPSYFPFTEPSAEVDIYWGLETETDYRITKGTGWLEIMGCGMVDPNVLKNANIDPTKYSGYAFGMGIERIAMLLYQIPDIRMFYENDVRFLEQFKSVL is encoded by the coding sequence ATGTTAGACAAAGTAAAAGAACTGATTGGTGAAGTTGAGGCTTTTAAAGCAAGCTCAAAAGAAGAAATCGAGGCGTTTAGAATAAAGTATTTAGGAAGCAAGGGCTTATTAAAAGAGTTGTTTGCTGAATTTAAAAATGTTGATGCTGCCATGCGTAAAGATTTTGGTCAAGCATTAAACAATTTAAAGAATGCTTCTGAAAACAAAGTTTCGGCTTTGCAACAGGCCTTAGATAATTCAGTAGAGGAAAATGCTTTTTATGGTGATTTAACACGTCCTCATGAGCCAATAGAATTGGGTTCACGCCACCCAATATCTATCGTTAAAAATCAAATTATTGAGGTTTTTAATAGAATTGGATTTACCGTATCTGAAGGTCCTGAAATAGAGGATGATTGGCATAATTTTACCGCCTTAAACTTGCCAGAATACCATCCAGCAAGAGATATGCAGGATACATTTTTTATAGAAAAAAATCCAGACACATTATTAAGAACTCATACATCTTCTGTACAAGTTCGTTATATGGAGAACAATAAACCTCCAATTAGAACTATTTCTCCAGGAAGAGTTTTTAGAAATGAAGATATTTCTGCAAGAGCTCATTGTATTTTCCATCAGGTAGAAGGTTTATATATTGACACTGATGTTTCTTTTGCTGATTTAAAACAAACACTTCTATACTTTACCAAAGAGATGTTTGGTAAATCAAAAATCCGTTTACGCCCTTCTTATTTTCCGTTTACAGAGCCTAGTGCAGAAGTAGATATTTACTGGGGGTTAGAAACAGAAACAGACTATAGAATTACCAAAGGAACAGGTTGGTTAGAAATTATGGGTTGTGGTATGGTAGATCCTAATGTATTAAAAAATGCTAATATTGATCCAACTAAATACTCTGGTTACGCCTTTGGAATGGGAATAGAGCGTATTGCTATGTTGTTGTATCAAATTCCTGATATCCGTATGTTTTATGAAAACGATGTTCGTTTTTTAGAGCAGTTTAAATCCGTTCTATAA
- a CDS encoding GbsR/MarR family transcriptional regulator, whose amino-acid sequence MKEEICEEKMRLVEKLGVHLENREQLAPVAARILSYIILTGKKGTTFEEMVNILCASKSTISTHLNHLQDLHKIEYFTKTGDRKKYFVINKDSIVQHIDDLINEWQEVRELHLEIKNYKEVLNTKKIKKNEEKFDLNFHNDYIKFLDEASTSIKELKLKLINNHFDI is encoded by the coding sequence ATGAAAGAAGAAATCTGCGAAGAAAAAATGCGCTTAGTTGAAAAATTAGGAGTGCATTTAGAAAATAGAGAACAGTTAGCTCCTGTCGCTGCACGTATTTTATCTTATATAATTCTAACAGGCAAAAAAGGTACAACCTTTGAAGAAATGGTTAACATTCTTTGCGCAAGTAAGAGTACCATTTCTACACATCTCAATCATCTACAAGATTTACACAAAATAGAATATTTTACAAAAACTGGAGATCGTAAAAAGTACTTTGTTATTAATAAAGACTCTATAGTCCAACATATTGATGATTTAATAAATGAGTGGCAAGAAGTAAGAGAACTTCATCTAGAAATAAAAAACTACAAAGAAGTTCTTAATACTAAGAAGATAAAAAAAAATGAAGAAAAATTTGATTTAAATTTTCACAACGATTATATAAAATTTTTAGATGAAGCATCTACCTCAATCAAAGAATTAAAACTAAAATTAATAAACAACCATTTCGATATTTAA